A window of the Microbacterium sp. AZCO genome harbors these coding sequences:
- a CDS encoding malate:quinone oxidoreductase has product MTETADVLLIGGGIMSATLGTLLAELQPDWKIVVYERLSDVALESSNAWNNAGTGHAALCELNYMPEGPDGTLDPAKAISINEQFQQSRQFWSSLVERGVLDAPTTFINSAPHMTFVRGEKDVAYLRKRYEVLKKEPLFAGIEYSEDSRVINKWAPLLMKKRRKGEPFAATRVPAGTDVDFGALTRQLFDGLKDHGAEVITNREVRRLKKLADGTWQVKWRDTIGRTPGTLNAKFVFVGAGGWALKLLQRSGIPEISGYGVFPIGGQWLKTTNPALVSQHKAKVYSQASVGAPPMSVPHLDTRVVDGEASLLFGPFATFSPKFLKNGSMLDIVTQVRPGNLGPMLKVAWDNPSLIRYLVGELLKNHAKKVDSLRVFMPSAKDEDWELLQAGQRAQVMKKDPKKGGVLQFGTEVVTAKDGSIAGLLGASPGASTAVSIMLGLLKTCFPDRIDAWQPTLKELIPSYGETLNPRPAVAQETLTETAEALALTA; this is encoded by the coding sequence GTGACAGAAACCGCCGACGTCCTGCTCATCGGGGGCGGCATCATGAGTGCCACCCTGGGAACCCTCCTCGCCGAGCTGCAGCCCGACTGGAAGATCGTCGTCTACGAACGACTCTCCGACGTCGCGCTCGAGAGCTCGAACGCCTGGAACAACGCGGGCACGGGGCACGCGGCGCTGTGCGAGCTGAACTACATGCCGGAGGGTCCCGACGGCACGCTCGATCCCGCCAAGGCGATCTCGATCAACGAGCAGTTCCAGCAGAGCCGACAGTTCTGGTCGTCGCTCGTCGAGCGGGGCGTGCTCGACGCGCCCACGACGTTCATCAACTCCGCGCCGCACATGACGTTCGTCCGCGGCGAGAAGGATGTCGCGTACCTCCGCAAGCGCTACGAGGTGCTCAAGAAGGAGCCCCTCTTCGCCGGCATCGAGTACAGCGAGGACTCCCGGGTCATCAACAAGTGGGCGCCGCTGCTCATGAAGAAGCGACGCAAGGGCGAGCCGTTCGCCGCGACGCGGGTTCCGGCCGGCACCGACGTCGACTTCGGCGCGCTGACCCGCCAGCTCTTCGACGGTCTCAAGGACCACGGCGCCGAGGTCATCACCAACCGCGAGGTGCGCAGGCTCAAGAAGCTCGCCGACGGCACCTGGCAGGTCAAGTGGCGCGACACGATCGGCCGTACGCCCGGGACCCTGAACGCCAAGTTCGTCTTCGTGGGCGCGGGAGGCTGGGCCCTCAAGCTGCTGCAGCGCTCGGGCATCCCCGAGATCTCCGGTTACGGCGTCTTCCCGATCGGCGGCCAGTGGCTCAAGACGACCAACCCCGCCCTCGTGTCGCAGCACAAGGCGAAGGTCTATTCGCAGGCGTCGGTCGGCGCGCCGCCCATGTCGGTTCCGCACCTCGACACGCGTGTCGTCGACGGCGAGGCATCCCTCCTCTTCGGACCCTTCGCGACGTTCAGCCCCAAGTTCCTCAAGAACGGCTCGATGCTCGACATCGTGACGCAGGTGCGCCCCGGCAACCTCGGACCCATGCTGAAGGTCGCGTGGGACAACCCGAGTCTGATCCGGTACCTCGTCGGCGAGCTCCTCAAGAACCACGCGAAGAAGGTCGACAGCCTGCGCGTGTTCATGCCGAGCGCGAAGGACGAGGACTGGGAGCTGCTGCAGGCCGGACAGCGCGCACAGGTCATGAAGAAGGACCCGAAGAAGGGTGGCGTGCTGCAGTTCGGCACCGAGGTCGTGACCGCCAAGGACGGCTCGATCGCCGGCCTGCTCGGCGCCTCGCCGGGCGCATCGACGGCCGTCTCGATCATGCTCGGCCTGCTCAAGACGTGCTTCCCCGACCGCATCGACGCCTGGCAGCCGACGCTGAAGGAGCTCATCCCGAGCTACGGCGAGACGCTCAACCCGCGCCCGGCTGTGGCGCAGGAGACGCTCACCGAGACCGCGGAGGCGCTCGCCCTCACGGCGTGA
- a CDS encoding aspartate-semialdehyde dehydrogenase has translation MTRISDSGLSVAVVGATGQVGTVMREILAERSFPIRELRLFATARSAGTAVEFGGETVIIEDIATADPSGIDVALFSAGATGSRAHAPRFAEAGAIVIDNSSAWRQDPDVPLVVSEVNPHAIANPPKGIIANPNCTTMAAMPVLKVLDAEAGLERLIVSTYQAVSGSGLAGAQELLGQIEAVVAQPNAIDLVHDGAAVDFPQPEKYIAPIAFDVIPFAGNLVDDGLNETDEEKKLRNESRKILELPDLRVAGTCVRVPVFTGHSLSINVEFARDITPERAREVLAGAPGVVLEEVPTPLQAAGSDPSYVGRIRADQSAPEGKGLVLFISNDNLRKGAALNAVQIAEVVAANLGVSA, from the coding sequence ATGACCCGCATCTCTGATTCCGGACTCTCCGTCGCCGTCGTCGGCGCCACGGGCCAGGTGGGCACCGTCATGCGCGAGATCCTCGCCGAGCGCAGCTTCCCGATCCGCGAGCTCCGCCTCTTCGCGACCGCGCGCTCGGCCGGCACCGCTGTCGAGTTCGGCGGCGAGACCGTCATCATCGAAGACATCGCGACCGCCGACCCGTCGGGCATCGACGTCGCCCTCTTCTCGGCCGGTGCCACGGGAAGCCGCGCGCACGCGCCCCGCTTCGCCGAGGCCGGCGCGATCGTCATCGACAACTCGAGCGCCTGGCGTCAGGACCCCGATGTGCCGCTCGTCGTGAGCGAGGTCAACCCGCACGCGATCGCGAACCCGCCGAAGGGCATCATCGCCAATCCCAACTGCACGACGATGGCTGCGATGCCGGTTCTGAAGGTGCTGGATGCCGAGGCCGGCCTCGAGCGTCTCATCGTGTCGACCTACCAGGCCGTCAGCGGGTCGGGTCTCGCGGGCGCTCAGGAACTCCTCGGCCAGATCGAAGCGGTGGTCGCGCAGCCGAACGCGATCGACCTCGTGCACGACGGGGCCGCGGTCGACTTCCCGCAGCCCGAGAAGTACATCGCGCCCATCGCGTTCGACGTCATCCCCTTCGCGGGCAACCTCGTCGACGACGGGCTCAACGAGACCGACGAGGAGAAGAAGCTCCGCAACGAGAGCCGCAAGATCCTCGAGCTGCCCGACCTCCGCGTCGCCGGCACGTGCGTGCGCGTCCCGGTCTTCACGGGCCACTCGCTCAGCATCAACGTCGAGTTCGCGCGCGACATCACGCCCGAGCGCGCGCGCGAGGTCCTCGCCGGTGCTCCGGGCGTCGTGCTCGAAGAGGTTCCGACGCCGCTGCAGGCGGCGGGCAGCGACCCGAGCTACGTGGGCCGCATCCGCGCCGACCAGTCGGCACCCGAGGGCAAGGGCCTCGTGCTCTTCATCTCGAACGACAACCTCCGCAAGGGTGCGGCGCTCAACGCCGTGCAGATCGCCGAGGTCGTCGCGGCCAACCTGGGCGTCTCGGCCTAG
- a CDS encoding NRDE family protein encodes MCTVIVHVPASADEPTRLLAVRDEDPGRPWNPVGPWWPDTYPGVVGVRDARAGGAWLAADAEGRRLAVLLNREDVEGLPDEGLESRGGVVLEAVAGRTPAEPPRTHGFNLVEVEGPKVVVTTWDGDVLRTTELAPGTHMIAHDDVDDEATPRIAHWLTPFADAHAAREERDAHASREERNAQAAREARDAAAPIDWFDPWFALLEASADLPPTDDRAIIRDNRPLGYPTLSLLMCAATIGPDGVDVACGAFDEPGHWNALTLA; translated from the coding sequence ATGTGCACCGTGATCGTCCACGTGCCCGCGAGCGCCGACGAGCCGACCCGGCTCCTGGCCGTGCGCGACGAGGATCCGGGCCGTCCCTGGAACCCCGTAGGTCCCTGGTGGCCGGACACGTACCCGGGCGTCGTCGGCGTGCGCGATGCGCGCGCGGGCGGCGCGTGGCTCGCCGCCGATGCCGAGGGCCGGCGCCTGGCCGTGCTCCTGAACCGCGAAGACGTGGAAGGGCTCCCCGACGAGGGCCTCGAGTCGCGCGGGGGAGTCGTGCTCGAGGCCGTGGCCGGGCGCACCCCCGCGGAGCCCCCGAGGACCCACGGCTTCAACCTCGTCGAGGTCGAGGGCCCCAAGGTCGTCGTCACGACGTGGGACGGCGACGTCCTCCGCACGACCGAGCTCGCGCCCGGCACGCACATGATCGCGCACGACGACGTCGACGATGAGGCCACCCCGCGCATCGCGCACTGGCTCACCCCGTTCGCCGACGCGCACGCGGCACGCGAGGAGAGGGATGCGCACGCGTCACGTGAGGAGAGGAACGCGCAGGCGGCACGGGAGGCGAGGGATGCCGCGGCCCCCATCGACTGGTTCGATCCGTGGTTCGCGCTGCTCGAGGCATCCGCCGATCTTCCGCCCACCGACGACCGCGCGATCATCCGCGACAACCGTCCCCTCGGCTACCCGACGCTGTCGCTGCTCATGTGCGCCGCGACGATCGGCCCCGACGGCGTGGACGTCGCGTGCGGCGCGTTCGACGAGCCCGGACACTGGAACGCGCTGACTCTGGCGTGA
- the coaBC gene encoding bifunctional phosphopantothenoylcysteine decarboxylase/phosphopantothenate--cysteine ligase CoaBC → MFIVVGVTGGIAAYKTVQLVRLLVTGGHDVHVIPTDDALRFVGLTTWEAISRNPVTTSVHEDVSEVRHVALGRKADLVIVAPATANSLASMTAGLADDLLGTTLLATSAPVVVAPAMHTEMWQHPATVANIATLRERGVHVVGPADGLLTGGDSGPGRMSEPEDVVAFALALFTGDLDGLEVVVSTGGTREPIDPVRYIGNRSSGRQGAEVALAAAARGARVRLVAAHVDGGVLDAASRHPRIAVTRVGTAAELGEAVRAASADANVVVMVAAVADYRVAEVSDRKLSKEDGPLQSLELVQNEDILAGLVGSRRSGQMIVGFAAETATDADELLDRARRKRRRKGVDLLVVNEVGWSAGFETPDNRVVVLGADDEVAAEASGTKRQVADALWDAVLAVRAASN, encoded by the coding sequence ATGTTCATCGTAGTCGGCGTGACGGGTGGCATCGCCGCCTACAAGACGGTGCAGCTCGTGCGGCTTCTCGTGACCGGCGGACACGACGTGCACGTCATCCCGACGGACGACGCGCTGCGCTTCGTCGGCCTCACGACCTGGGAGGCGATCAGTCGCAACCCGGTCACGACGTCGGTGCACGAGGACGTCTCGGAGGTGCGGCACGTCGCCCTCGGACGCAAGGCCGACCTCGTGATCGTCGCGCCCGCCACCGCCAATTCCCTCGCATCGATGACGGCCGGTCTCGCCGACGATCTGCTCGGCACGACACTGCTCGCGACCTCGGCGCCCGTCGTCGTCGCGCCCGCGATGCACACCGAGATGTGGCAGCATCCCGCGACCGTCGCCAACATCGCGACGCTCCGAGAACGCGGGGTGCACGTCGTCGGACCGGCCGACGGTCTGCTCACCGGCGGAGACAGCGGCCCCGGCCGGATGTCGGAGCCCGAAGACGTCGTCGCGTTCGCGCTGGCCCTGTTCACAGGCGACCTCGACGGACTCGAGGTCGTCGTGTCGACCGGCGGCACGCGGGAGCCGATCGACCCGGTGCGATACATCGGCAACCGATCGAGCGGACGCCAGGGCGCGGAGGTCGCGCTCGCGGCCGCGGCCCGGGGAGCGAGGGTGCGGCTCGTCGCGGCCCATGTCGACGGTGGAGTGCTGGATGCGGCATCCCGCCATCCCCGTATCGCGGTGACGCGCGTGGGCACGGCCGCCGAGCTCGGCGAAGCGGTGCGTGCTGCGTCGGCGGATGCGAACGTCGTCGTGATGGTGGCTGCCGTCGCGGATTACCGCGTCGCCGAGGTGTCGGACCGCAAGCTGAGCAAGGAGGACGGCCCGCTGCAGTCGCTCGAGCTCGTGCAGAACGAGGACATCCTGGCGGGACTCGTGGGTTCGCGGCGCTCAGGACAGATGATCGTCGGGTTCGCGGCCGAGACGGCGACGGATGCCGACGAGCTGCTCGACCGCGCGCGCCGCAAGCGGCGGCGCAAGGGCGTCGACCTGCTGGTCGTCAACGAGGTGGGGTGGTCGGCCGGCTTCGAGACGCCGGACAACCGGGTCGTCGTGCTCGGAGCCGATGACGAGGTCGCGGCCGAGGCATCCGGAACCAAACGACAGGTCGCCGACGCCCTGTGGGACGCGGTGCTCGCCGTGCGGGCCGCATCGAACTGA
- a CDS encoding aspartate kinase, translated as MALIVQKYGGSSVADAESIKRVAKRIVDTRRAGHEVVVAVSAMGDTTDELLDLAQQVAPIQAPRELDMLLSSGERISMALLAMAIHSMGFEARSFTGSQAGMITTADHGSARIVDVTPVRLREALDEGAIVIVAGFQGFNRDTRDITTLGRGGSDTTAVALAAALNADVCEIYSDVDGIFTADPRVVPKARKLDRISSEEMLELAANGAKVLYIRAVEYARRHGVLIHARSTFSSSEGTYVLNENPRTQNPDQGGPMEEPVVAGVATDLGQAKITIIGVPDVPGKAAEIFKIVAKSGANVDMIVQNVSAAATSRTDISFTLPKGDAATALKALAGEQAEVGFESLVHDDQIGKLSVVGAGMRTHSGVSATLFEALSVAGINIEMISTSEIRISVVVRGDDLAAAAQVVHRAYGLDGDADATVYAGSGR; from the coding sequence GTGGCGCTGATCGTCCAGAAGTACGGCGGGTCGTCCGTCGCCGACGCGGAGAGCATCAAGCGGGTCGCGAAGCGCATCGTCGACACGCGCCGCGCCGGGCACGAGGTCGTCGTCGCCGTCAGCGCGATGGGCGACACGACCGACGAGCTGCTCGACCTCGCCCAGCAGGTCGCGCCGATCCAGGCGCCCCGCGAGCTCGACATGCTCCTCTCCAGCGGCGAGCGCATCTCGATGGCCCTCCTCGCCATGGCGATCCACTCCATGGGCTTCGAGGCCCGCTCGTTCACCGGCAGCCAGGCCGGCATGATCACGACCGCCGACCACGGCTCGGCGCGCATCGTCGACGTCACGCCCGTGCGCCTGCGCGAGGCCCTCGACGAAGGTGCCATCGTCATCGTGGCGGGCTTCCAGGGCTTCAACCGCGACACCCGCGACATCACCACCCTCGGCCGTGGCGGCTCCGACACGACCGCCGTCGCCCTCGCCGCGGCCCTGAACGCCGACGTCTGCGAGATCTACAGCGACGTCGACGGCATCTTCACCGCCGACCCCCGCGTCGTGCCGAAGGCGCGCAAGCTCGACCGCATCTCGAGCGAGGAGATGCTCGAGCTCGCCGCGAACGGCGCGAAGGTGCTCTACATCCGCGCCGTCGAGTACGCCCGCCGTCACGGCGTCCTCATCCACGCGCGTTCCACGTTCAGCTCGAGCGAGGGCACGTACGTCCTCAACGAGAATCCGCGCACGCAGAACCCCGATCAGGGAGGTCCCATGGAAGAGCCCGTCGTCGCCGGAGTCGCGACCGACCTCGGCCAGGCCAAGATCACGATCATCGGCGTGCCGGACGTCCCCGGCAAGGCCGCGGAGATCTTCAAGATCGTCGCCAAGTCGGGCGCCAACGTCGACATGATCGTGCAGAACGTCTCGGCCGCCGCCACGAGCCGCACCGACATCTCGTTCACGCTTCCCAAGGGCGACGCCGCGACGGCGCTGAAGGCGCTCGCCGGCGAGCAGGCCGAGGTGGGCTTCGAGAGCCTCGTCCACGACGACCAGATCGGCAAGCTCTCGGTCGTCGGCGCCGGCATGCGCACGCACTCGGGCGTCTCGGCGACGCTGTTCGAGGCGCTGAGCGTCGCGGGCATCAACATCGAGATGATCTCGACGTCCGAGATCCGCATCTCGGTCGTGGTGCGCGGCGACGACCTCGCCGCGGCCGCGCAGGTCGTGCACCGCGCCTACGGTCTCGACGGCGACGCCGACGCGACGGTCTACGCGGGCTCCGGCCGCTGA